From the genome of Zalophus californianus isolate mZalCal1 chromosome 6, mZalCal1.pri.v2, whole genome shotgun sequence, one region includes:
- the CSPG4 gene encoding chondroitin sulfate proteoglycan 4, producing MCSGQQPVPPAPALALALTLAMLARLSSAASFFGENHLEVPVATVLTDIDLRLQFSTSQPEALLLLAAGQADHLLLQLHSGRLEVRLTLGQEELRLQTPAETLLSNSALHTVELTVSDSEALLSVDGLLNTSAPILGAPLEVPYGIFLGGPGSLSLSYLRGASRPLRGCLHAATLNGRNLLRPLTPGVHEGCAEEFSADDSVALGFSGPHSLAAFPAWSTREEGTLEFILTTRSQQAPLAFQAGGRHGDFIYVDIFEGHLRAVVEKGQGTVLLHNSVPVADGQPHEVSVHVDAHQLEISVDQYPTRTSNRGVFSYLDPRGSLLLGGLDTNSSRHLQEHRLGLAPGAVTVSLLGCMEDLSINGQRQGLREALLTRGMAAGCRPEEDEYEEDPYGPYEAFSTSAPEAWPAMELPEPCVPEPGLPPIFANFTQLLTVSPLVVAEGGTAWLEWRHVQPTLDLSEAELRKSQVLFSVSRGARHGELELDIPGAQARKMFTLLDVVNRKARFIHDGSEDTSDQLMLEVSVTARGPVPSCLRRGQTYILPIQINPVNDPPRIIFPHGSLMVILEHTQKPLGPDVFQAYDPDSACEGLTFQLLGTPTGLPVERRDQPGEPATEFSCRELEAGSLIYVHRSGPAQDLTFRVSDGLQASPPATLKVVAVRPTIQIRHNTGLRLAQGSAAPVLPTNLSVETNAVGQDVSVLFRVTEALQFGELQKQGAGGAEGAEWRATQAFQQRDVEQGRVRYLSTDPQHRTKDTMEKLALEVQVGQEILSNLSFPVTIQRATVWLLRLEPLHTQNTHQEALTTAHLEATLEEEAGPSPTTFHYEVVQAPRKGNLRLQGTRLSDGQGFTQDDLQAGWVTYGATARTSETVEDTFRFRVTAPPHFSPLYTFPIHIGGDPDAPVLTNILLSVPEGGEGTLSADHLFVKSLNSANYLYEVMERPRHGRLVWRGAQDKATAVTSFTNEDLLRGRLVYQHDNSETTEDDIPFVATRQSDGSGGTAWEEVRGVFRVAIQPVNDHAPVQTISRVFHVARAGQRLLTTDDVAFSDADSGFADAQLVLTRKDLLFGSIVAAEEPTRPIYRFTQEDLRKRRVLFVHSGADRGWIQLQVSDGQHQATALLEVQASEPYLHVANGSSLVVPQGGQGTIDTAVLHLDTNLDIRSGDEVRYHVTAGPHWGQLLRAGQPATAFSQQDLLDGAILYSHDGSLSPRDTLVFSVEAGPVHTDATLQVTIALEGPLAPLHLVRHKKIYVFQGEAAEIRKDQLEAAQEAVAPADIVFSVKTPPRAGYLVMLSHGASAAGPPSLDPVQSFSQEAVDAGRVLYLHSHPEAWRDTFSLDVASGLGAPLEGVHVELEVLPAAIPLQTQNFSVPEGGARTLAPPLLRVTGPYFPALPGLELQVQEPPQHGALRREDGPRDGTLSAFSWKEVEQQLIRYVHDGSETLTDSFILVANASEMDRQSQPVAFTVTILPVNDQPPILTTNTGLKMWEGATVPFPPEALRGTDSDSGPEDLVYTIEQPSNGRVVLRAAPGTEVHSFTQAQLDGGLVLFSHRGALDGGFRFSLSDGEHTSPGHFFRVTAQKQLLLSLEGSRTLTVCPGSVQPLSSQSLRASSSAGTDPRHLLYRVLQGPRLGRLFRAQQGSTGEALVSFTQAEVSAGNVLYEHAMPPEPFWEVHDALQLQLSSPPAPDVATTLVVAVSFEAACPRRPSRLWRNQGLWVPEGQRAEITTAALDASNLLASIPSPQRPEHDVLFQIIQFPTRGQLLVSEEPLHAGRPHFLQSELAAGQLAYAHGGGGTQQDGFRFRAHLQGPAGASVAGPQTSEAFAITVRDVNERPPRPQASVPLRLTRGSRAPVSRAQLSVVDPDSAPGEIEYEVQRAPLNGFLSLAGAGPGPVTRFTQADVDAGRLAFVANGSSVAGILQLSASDGASPPVPVSLAVDVLPSAIEVQLRAPLEVPQALGRSSLSRQQLRVVSDRDEPDAAYHLMGGPRFGQLLVAGQPAATFSQLQVDQGEVVFTFTNFSSSRDHFSILALARGANASATVNVTVRALLRVGAGGPWPQGATLRLDSTVLDAGELANRTGSVPRFRLLAGPRHGRVVRVPRARTEPRDSQLVEQFTQQDLEDGRLGLEVGSPEGRSPGPMGDSLTLELWAQGVPPAVASLDFDTEPYDEARPYSVALLSLPEPAQTEARKPESSTPTGEPGPFTSSPVPTVASGGFLGFLEANMFSIIIPVCLVLLLLALILPLLFYLRKRNKTGKHDVQVLTAKPRNGLAGDTETFRKVEPGQAIPLTAVPSQGPPPGGQPNPELLQFCRTPNPALKNGQYWV from the exons CCTCCTTCTTCGGAGAGAACCACCTGGAGGTGCCCGTGGCCACGGTTCTGACCGACATAGACCTCCGGCTACAGTTCTCCACGTCCCAGCCCGAAGCCCTGCTTCTCCTCGCAGCAGGCCAGGCGGACCACCTCCTCCTGCAGCTCCACTCTGGACGTCTTGAG GTCAGACTCACCCTGGGCCAGGAGGAGCTAAGGCTGCAGACCCCAGCTGAGACTCTGCTGAGCAACTCCGCCCTCCACACTGTGGAGCTGACCGTTTCAGACAGCGAGGCCTTGTTGTCCGTCGATGGGCTCCTGAACACCTCAGCCCCCATCCTGGGGGCTCCCCTGGAGGTCCCCTATGGGATCTTCCTGGGGGGCCCTGGGAGCCTTAGCCTGTCCTACCTGAGGGGAGCTAGCCGGCCCCTGAGGGGTTGCCTCCACGCTGCCACCCTCAATGGCCGCAACCTGCTCCGACCCCTGACCCCAGGCGTGCACGAGGGCTGTGCTGAAGAGTTTTCTGCTGATGACAGTGTGGCTCTGGGATTCTCTGGGCCCCACTCACTGGCTGCCTTCCCTGCCTGGAGCACTCGGGAGGAAGGCACCCTGGAGTTTATACTCACCACTCGGAGCCAACAGGCACCCCTAGCCTTCCAGGCAGGGGGCCGGCATGGGGATTTCATCTATGTGGACATATTTGAGGGCCACCTGCGGGCTGTGGTGGAGAAGGGCCAGGGCACAGTATTGCTCCACAACAGCGTGCCTGTGGCCGATGGGCAACCCCATGAGGTCAGCGTCCACGTGGATGCTCACCAGCTGGAAATCTCCGTGGACCAGTACCCTACACGGACTTCCAACCGTGGGGTCTTCAGCTATCTGGACCCACGTGGCAGTCTCCTCCTGGGGGGGCTGGACACCAACTCTTCTCGCCATCTCCAGGAACACCGCCTGGGCCTGGCCCCAGGGGCCGTCACTGTCTCGCTGCTAGGTTGCATGGAGGACCTCAGCATCAATGGCCAGAGGCAGGGACTCCGGGAAGCCTTGCTGACGCGCGGCATGGCGGCCGGCTGCAGGCCGGAAGAAGACGAGTATGAGGAGGACCCCTATGGCCCGTATGAAGCTTTCTCCACCTCGGCACCTGAGGCTTGGCCAGCCATGGAGCTGCCTGAGCCCTGTGTCCCTGAACCAGGGCTGCCTCCTATCTTTGCCAATTTCACCCAACTGCTGACCGTCAGCCCCCTGGTGGTGGCCGAGGGTGGCACGGCCTGGCTCGAATGGCGGCACGTGCAGCCCACACTGGACCTGAGCGAGGCCGAGCTGCGCAAATCTCAGGTGCTGTTCAGCGTGAGCCGCGGGGCACGCCACGGTGAGCTCGAGCTAGACATCCCCGGTGCCCAGGCACGGAAAATGTTCACCCTCCTGGACGTGGTGAACCGCAAGGCCCGCTTCATCCACGATGGCTCTGAGGACACCTCCGACCAGCTGATGCTGGAGGTGTCTGTGACGGCCAGGGGCCCCGTGCCCTCCTGCCTTCGGAGGGGCCAAACTTACATCCTGCCCATCCAGATAAACCCTGTCAATGACCCACCCCGTATCATCTTCCCACACGGCAGCCTCATGGTGATCCTGGAGCACACACAGAAGCCACTGGGGCCCGACGTTTTTCAGGCTTACGACCCAGACTCCGCCTGCGAGGGCCTCACCTTCCAGCTCCTTGGCACCCCCACCGGCCTCCCCGTGGAGCGCCGAGACCAGCCTGGGGAGCCAGCAACTGAGTTCTCCTGCCGGGAGCTAGAGGCGGGCAGCCTCATCTATGTCCACCGAAGTGGGCCCGCCCAGGACCTGACGTTCCGGGTCAGCGACGGGCTGCAGGCCAGCCCTCCCGCCACACTGAAGGTGGTGGCTGTCCGGCCCACCATTCAGATCCGCCACAACACAGGGCTGCGCCTGGCCCAGGGCTCTGCTGCCCCTGTCTTGCCCACCAACCTGTCGGTGGAGACCAATGCTGTGGGGCAGGATGTGAGCGTGCTGTTCCGAGTCACGGAGGCCCTGCAGTTCGGGGAGCTGCAGAagcagggggcaggtggggccgAGGGTGCTGAGTGGCGGGCCACACAGGCATTCCAGCAGCGGGATGTGGAGCAGGGCCGCGTGAGATACCTGAGCACTGACCCGCAGCATCGCACCAAGGACACCATGGAGAAGCTGGCCCTGGAGGTACAGGTGGGCCAGGAGATTCTGAGCAATCTGTCCTTCCCAGTGACAATCCAGAGAGCCACGGTGTGGCTGCTGCGGCTGGAGCCACTGCACACTCAGAACACCCATCAGGAGGCGCTCACCACAGCCCACCTGGAGGCCACCTTGGAGGAGGAGGcaggccccagccccaccaccttCCACTATGAGGTGGTCCAGGCCCCCAGGAAGGGCAATCTTCGGCTACAGGGCACACGGCTCTCTGACGGGCAGGGCTTCACCCAGGATGACCTGCAGGCCGGCTGGGTGACCTATGGGGCCACGGCCCGCACCTCAGAGACAGTCGAGGACACCTTCCGCTTCCGTGTCACAGCCCCGCCGCACTTCTCCCCACTCTACACCTTCCCCATCCACATTGGTGGTGACCCGGACGCTCCCGTCCTCACCAACATCCTCCTCTCAGTGCCCGAGGGTGGTGAGGGCACCCTCTCTGCTGACCACCTCTTCGTCAAGAGTCTCAACAGTGCCAACTACCTCTACGAGGTCATGGAGCGGCCCCGCCATGGGAGGCTGGTTTGGAGGGGGGCGCAAGACAAGGCCACCGCGGTGACATCCTTCACCAACGAGGACCTGCTGCGGGGCCGGCTGGTCTACCAGCATGACAACTCCGAGACCACAGAAGACGATATCCCCTTTGTGGCGACCCGCCAGAGTGATGGCAGTGGTGGCACGGCGTGGGAGGAGGTGCGGGGCGTCTTCCGCGTGGCCATCCAGCCCGTAAACGACCACGCTCCCGTGCAGACCATCAGCCGCGTCTTCCACGTGGCCCGGGCTGGGCAGCGGCTGCTGACGACAGATGACGTGGCCTTCAGTGATGCTGACTCCGGCTTTGCTGACGCTCAGCTGGTACTGACCCGCAAGGACCTCCTCTTCGGCAGCATCGTGGCCGCGGAGGAGCCAACGCGGCCCATCTACCGCTTCACCCAGGAGGACCTCAGGAAGAGGCGGGTCCTGTTTGTGCACTCGGGGGCCGACCGTGGCTGGATCCAGCTGCAGGTGTCTGATGGGCAGCACCAGGCCACCGCGCTGCTCGAGGTGCAGGCCTCAGAGCCCTACCTCCACGTGGCCAATGGCTCCAGCCTCGTGGTCCCTCAAGGAGGCCAGGGCACCATCGACACCGCTGTGCTCCACTTGGACACCAACCTCGACATCCGCAGTGGGGATGAGGTCCGCTACCATGTCACAGCCGGTCCACACTGGGGGCAGCTGCTCCGGGCCGGCCAGCCAGCCACGGCCTTCTCCCAACAGGACCTGCTGGACGGGGCCATTCTCTATAGCCACGACGGCAGCCTCAGCCCTCGAGACACCCTGGTCTTCTCCGTGGAGGCAGGGCCTGTGCACACAGACGCCACCCTGCAAGTGACCATTGCCCTAGAGGGGCCACTGGCCCCACTGCATCTGGTCCGGCATAAGAAGATCTACGTCTTCCAGGGGGAGGCAGCTGAGATCAGAAAGGATCAGCTGGAG GCAGCCCAGGAGGCAGTGGCACCCGCGGACATTGTGTTTTCGGTGAAGACGCCCCCGCGGGCCGGCTACCTGGTGATGCTGTCCCACGGTGCCTCGGCGGCAGGGCCACCCAGCTTGGACCCGGTGCAGAGCTTCTCTCAGGAGGCGGTGGATGCCGGCAGGGTCCTGTACCTGCACTCCCACCCGGAGGCATGGAGGGACACCTTCTCCCTGGATGTGGCCTCAGGCCTGGGTGCACCCCTGGAGGGTGTCCACGTGGAGCTGGAGGTGCTGCCTGCTGCCATCCCCCTGCAGACGCAGAACTTCAGCGTCCCTGAGGGCGGGGCCCGCACGCTGGCCCCTCCACTGCTCCGCGTCACCGGGCCTTACTTCCCTGCGCTGCCAGGCCTGGAGCTGCAGGTGCAAGAGCCACCCCAGCACGGGGCCCTGCGGAGAGAGGACGGTCCCCGAGACGGGACCCTCAGCGCTTTCTCCTGGAAAGAG GTGGAACAGCAGCTGATCCGCTATGTGCACGATGGGAGTGAGACGCTGACAGACAGCTTCATCCTGGTGGCTAATGCCTCAGAGATGGACCGCCAGAGCCAACCTGTGGCCTTCACCGTCACCATCCTGCCCGTCAATGACCAACCCCCCATCCTCACCACAAACACAGGTCTGAAG ATGTGGGAGGGGGCCACGGTGCCCTTCCCTCCGGAGGCTCTTAGGGGCACAGACAGCGACTCAGGACCGGAGGACCTGGTCTACACCATCGAGCAGCCCAGCAATGGGCGGGTGGTGCTGCGGGCAGCGCCAGGCACCGAGGTCCACAGCTTCACCCAGGCCCAGCTAGACGGCGGGCTCGTGCTGTTCTCACACAGAG GCGCCCTGGACGGCGGCTTTCGCTTCAGCCTCTCCGACGGGGAGCACACTTCCCCCGGACACTTCTTCCGCGTGACGGCCCAGAAGCAGCTGCTTCTCTCCCTGGAGGGCAGCCGGACGCTGACCGTATGCCCAG GGTCAGTCCAGCCGCTCAGCAGCCAGAGCCTGAGAGCCAGCTCCAGCGCAGGCACCGACCCCCGGCACCTGCTCTACCGTGTGCTGCAGGGCCCCCGGCTGGGCCGGCTGTTCCGTGCCCAGCAGGGCAGCACTGGGGAGGCCCTGGTGAGCTTCACTCAAGCCGAG GTGTCTGCTGGGAATGTTCTATATGAGCACGCGATGCCTCCTGAGCCCTTCTGGGAGGTCCACGATGCCCTGCAGCTCCAGCTGTCGTCACCCCCTGCCCCCGATGTGGCTACCACTCTTGTTGTGGCTGTGTCTTTCGAGGCTGCCTGTCCCCGGCGCCCCAGCCGCCTCTGGAGGAACCAAG GTCTCTGGGTCCCCGAAGGCCAGCGGGCCGAGATCACCACGGCCGCCCTCGATGCCTCCAACCTCCTGGCCAGCATTCCGTCACCCCAGCGCCCAGAGCATGACGTACTCTTCCAAATCATACAGTTCCCCACCCGGGGCCAGCTGTTGGTGTCCGAGGAGCCCCTCCACGCCGGCCGGCCCCACTTCCTGCAGTCCGAGCTGGCTGCAGGGCAGCTGGCCTATGCCCACGGCGGCGGGGGCACTCAGCAGGATGGCTTCCGATTCCGTGCCCACCTCCAGGGGCCAGCGGGGGCCTCCGTGGCGGGACCCCAAACCTCAGAGGCCTTCGCCATCACCGTGCGGGACGTGAATGAGCGGCCACCTCGGCCACAGGCGTCCGTGCCACTCCGGCTCACCCGGGGCTCCCGCGCGCCCGTCTCGCGGGCCCAGCTCAGTGTGGTGGACCCAGACTCGGCGCCTGGGGAGATCGAGTACGAGGTGCAGCGTGCCCCCCTCAACGGCTTCCTGAGCCTGGCAGGGGCCGGCCCAGGGCCCGTGACCCGCTTCACGCAGGCCGATGTGGACGCCGGGCGGCTGGCCTTCGTGGCCAACGGGAGTAGCGTGGCTGGTATCTTGCAGCTGAGCGCATCCGACGGGGCCAGCCCTCCCGTGCCCGTGTCCCTGGCCGTGGACGTCTTGCCATCGGCCATCGAGGTGCAGCTGCGTGCGCCCCTAGAGGTGCCACAGGCCCTGGGGCGCTCCTCACTGAGCCGGCAGCAGCTGCGTGTGGTGTCAGACCGGGACGAGCCGGACGCTGCCTACCACCTCATGGGGGGGCCCCGGTTCGGGCAGCTCCTAGTGGCCGGGCAGCCCGCCGCCACCTTCAGCCAGCTCCAGGTAGACCAGGGGGAGGTGGTCTTCACCTTCACCAACTTCTCCTCCTCTCGTGACCACTTCAGCATCCTGGCACTGGCCCGAGGTGCCAACGCGTCAGCCACAGTGAACGTCACCGTCAGGGCTCTGCTGCGCGTGGGAGCGGGTGGGCCGTGGCCCCAGGGGGCCACCCTGCGCCTGGACTCCACTGTCCTAGATGCCGGCGAGCTGGCCAACCGCACGGGTAGTGTGCCCCGTTTCCGGCTCCTGGCGGGACCCCGGCATGGCCGCGTGGTCCGCGTGCCCCGGGCCAGGACGGAGCCCAGGGACAGCCAGCTTGTGGAGCAATTCACCCAGCAGGACCTTGAGGATggaaggctggggctggaggtAGGCAGTCCAGAGGGTCGGTCCCCCGGCCCCATGGGCGACAGTCTCACTCTGGAGCTCTGGGCACAGGGTGTCCCCCCTGCCGTGGCCTCGCTGGACTTTGACACTGAGCCTTATGATGAGGCCCGACCCTACAGCGTGGCCCTGCTCAGTCTCCCCGAGCCTGCTCAGACAGAAGCAAGGAAACCAGAGAGCAGCACCCCCACGGGGGAGCCAGGCCCGTTCACCTCCAGCCCCGTGCCCACCGTGGCCAGTGGGGGCTTCCTGGGCTTCCTGGAGGCCAACATGTTCAGTATCATCATTCCCGTGTGCCTGGTCCTCCTGCTCCTGGCACTCATTCTGCCCCTGCTCTTCTACCTCCGCAAACGCAATAAGACAGGCAAGCACGATGTCCAGGTCCTGACTGCCAAGCCCCGCAATGGCCTAGCTGGTGACACCGAGACCTTCCGCAAGGTAGAGCCGGGCCAAGCCATCCCGCTTACAGCGGTGCCCAGCCAGGGACCCCCACCGGGGGGCCAGCCTAACCCAGAGCTGCTGCAGTTCTGCCGGACACCCAACCCTGCTCTCAAGAATGGCCAGTACTGGGTGTGA